A genomic window from Chaetodon auriga isolate fChaAug3 chromosome 13, fChaAug3.hap1, whole genome shotgun sequence includes:
- the asmt gene encoding acetylserotonin O-methyltransferase — MTEHPGSSEGTPAADMYPRKILEYMEGFLISKAVFSSCELGVFDVLLGAERPLSAEEISQAVGASLDGTQRLLAACTGLQLLNARQDSGRVLYSNTEQASVYLTRSSPSSLYQSIQYSSRTIYLCWHYLTDAVREGRNQYEKAFGVNSKDLFQALYRSDEEMVKFMQLMNSIWNICGKDVITAFDLSPFKVICDLGGCSGALAKQCTSAYPECTVTIFDLPKVVHMSREHFVTEADQRISFHEGDFFKDPLPEVDLYILARILHDWTDERCVELLRRVYKACKPGGAVLLVEALLYEDGSGPLTVQLYSLNMLVQTEGRERTAAQYAALLAAAGFTNNQHRLTGKIYDAVLGHKAAGDQ; from the exons ATGACTGAACATCCAGGTTCATCTGAGGGGACGCCTGCTGCAGACATGTACCCCAGAAAGATACTGGAGTACATGGAAGGATTCCTCATCTCCAAG GCGGTTTTCTCCTCCTGCGAGCTcggtgtgtttgatgtgttgcTGGGTGCAGAGCGCCCCCTGTCTGCAGAGGAGATCAGTCAGGCGGTTGGAGCCAGTCTGGATGGTACACAGAGACTGCTGGCTGCCTGCACCGGGCTGCAGCTCCTCAATGCACGCCAGGACAGCGGACGAG TGCTTTACAGTAACACAGAGCAGGCCAGTGTCTACCTGACCCGCTCCAGTCCTTCATCCCTCTACCAGTCCATCCAGTACAGCTCCAGGACCATCTACCTGTGCTGGCACTACCTGACCGACGCTGTCAG AGAGGGAAGAAACCAGTATGAAAAGGCTTTTGGAGTCAATTCAAAAGACCTGTTTCAAGCTCTCTACAg gtcTGATGAAGAGATGGTGAAGTTTATGCAGTTAATGAACTCCATTTGGAACATCTGTGGTAAAGACGTGATCACAGCCTTCGATCTTTCGCCTTTCAAGGTCATATGTGACCTTGGAg gcTGCAGTGGAGCATTAGCCAAGCAGTGCACGTCGGCCTACCCAGAATGCACTGTTACGATCTTTGACCTCCCCAAGGTGGTGCATATGTCGAGGGAACACTTTGTCACGGAGGCTGACCAGAGGATAAGCTTCCATGAAG gGGACTTCTTCAAAGACCCCCTGCCAGAGGTTGACCTCTACATCCTCGCCAGAATCCTCCACGACTGGACAGACGAACGCTGTGTAGAGCTACTCAGAAGAGTCTACAAAGCCTGCAAAccag GAGGCGCTGTGTTGCTGGTGGAGGCGTTGCTCTATGAGGACGGCTCTGGCCCGCTGACGGTGCAGCTCTACTCCCTGAACATGCTGGTACAGacggagggcagagagaggacagctgCTCAGTACGCCGCCCTGCTGGCTGCTGCCGGCTTCACCAACAACCAGCACCGCCTCACCGGGAAGATCTACGATGCTGTGCTGGGACACAAGGCGGCAGGAGACCAGTAG